The following are encoded together in the Streptococcus oralis genome:
- a CDS encoding ABC transporter permease/substrate-binding protein, producing MTNLISTFQDRFGDWVTALSQHLQLSLLTLLLAIFIAIPLAVYLRYHEKLADWVLQIAGIFQTIPSLALLGLFIPLMGIGTLPALTALVIYAIFPILQNTITGLKGIDPSLQEAGIAFGMTRWERLKKFEIPLAMPVIMSGIRTAAVLIIGTATLAALIGAGGLGSFILLGIDRNNTSLILIGALSSAVLAIAFNFLLKVMEKAKLRTIFSGFALVTILLGLSYSPALLAQKEKENLVIAGKLGPEPEILANMYKLLIEENTSMTATVKPNFGKTSFLYEALKKGDIDIYPEFTGTVTESLLQPSPKVGHEPDQVYQVARDGIAKQDQLAYLKPMSYQNTYAVAVPRKIAQEYGLKTISDLKKVEGQLKAGFTLEFNDREDGNKGLQSMYGLNLNVATMEPALRYQAIQSSDIQITDAYSTDAELARYDLQVLEDDKQLFPPYQGAPLMKEALLKKHPELEPVLNKLAGKITESQMSQLNYQVGVEGKSAEQVAKEFLQEQGLLKK from the coding sequence ATGACTAATTTGATATCAACTTTTCAGGATCGTTTTGGTGATTGGGTAACAGCTCTATCTCAACATTTGCAGTTGTCGCTTTTGACCTTGTTACTAGCTATTTTTATTGCTATTCCTTTGGCTGTTTATCTTCGCTATCATGAGAAGTTGGCGGACTGGGTCTTGCAGATTGCAGGAATTTTCCAGACTATCCCGTCTCTGGCCTTGTTGGGACTCTTTATCCCCTTGATGGGAATTGGAACTTTGCCTGCTTTGACTGCTCTGGTGATTTATGCGATTTTTCCGATTTTACAAAATACCATCACTGGGCTGAAGGGAATTGATCCAAGTCTACAAGAGGCTGGAATTGCCTTTGGGATGACCAGGTGGGAGCGTCTCAAGAAGTTTGAAATTCCACTTGCTATGCCCGTCATTATGTCTGGGATTCGGACAGCGGCTGTCTTGATTATCGGTACGGCGACCTTGGCTGCCTTGATTGGTGCAGGGGGACTGGGTTCCTTTATCCTTTTGGGAATTGACCGCAATAATACCAGTCTGATTTTGATTGGGGCACTTTCTTCTGCAGTGCTGGCCATTGCCTTTAACTTCCTACTAAAAGTGATGGAAAAAGCAAAATTGCGGACGATTTTCTCTGGTTTTGCCTTGGTGACCATATTGCTCGGTCTGTCTTATAGTCCAGCCCTTTTGGCTCAAAAAGAGAAAGAAAACTTGGTGATTGCTGGGAAATTGGGACCGGAACCAGAAATTTTGGCTAATATGTATAAGTTGCTGATTGAAGAAAATACCAGTATGACTGCGACTGTTAAGCCGAATTTTGGGAAAACAAGCTTCCTCTATGAAGCTCTGAAAAAAGGGGATATTGACATCTATCCTGAATTTACCGGTACGGTGACTGAAAGTTTGCTTCAGCCATCACCCAAGGTAGGTCATGAACCAGATCAGGTTTATCAAGTGGCGCGTGATGGTATTGCCAAACAGGATCAACTAGCCTATCTCAAACCTATGTCTTATCAAAATACCTACGCTGTAGCTGTTCCGAGAAAAATTGCTCAAGAATACGGTTTGAAGACCATCTCTGACTTGAAAAAGGTAGAAGGGCAGCTGAAGGCAGGTTTTACACTCGAGTTTAATGACCGTGAAGATGGTAATAAGGGCTTGCAATCAATGTATGGTCTCAATCTCAACGTAGCGACCATGGAGCCAGCGCTTCGCTATCAGGCAATTCAGTCGAGCGATATTCAAATCACAGATGCCTATTCGACGGATGCAGAATTGGCGCGTTATGATTTACAGGTCTTGGAAGATGACAAGCAACTCTTCCCACCTTATCAAGGGGCACCTCTGATGAAAGAAGCTCTTCTCAAGAAACATCCTGAGTTGGAGCCAGTTCTCAATAAATTGGCTGGTAAAATTACTGAAAGCCAGATGAGCCAGCTCAACTACCAAGTCGGTGTTGAAGGCAAGTCAGCAGAACAAGTAGCCAAGGAGTTTCTCCAAGAACAAGGATTGTTGAAGAAATAG
- a CDS encoding glucuronide permease gives MLTSMILGILTIVLALAFSLLHLAAAFSAMKQKNYSLGNTCILAGSCLTSLALAIFYFVPLATILLWIVGSSIVCYGAYWNGQQKEKQHISHHIVRITSAIVITVLFILL, from the coding sequence ATGTTAACTTCGATGATTCTAGGAATACTAACAATCGTACTAGCTCTCGCCTTCTCACTGCTTCACCTTGCTGCTGCTTTTTCAGCCATGAAACAAAAGAACTACAGTCTGGGAAACACATGCATCTTGGCCGGCAGTTGCCTCACTTCTCTGGCTCTAGCCATCTTTTACTTCGTCCCACTTGCAACCATTCTACTATGGATTGTGGGTTCGAGTATCGTCTGCTATGGTGCCTACTGGAACGGCCAACAGAAAGAAAAACAACATATCTCGCACCACATCGTTCGTATAACGAGCGCTATTGTCATTACGGTATTATTCATTTTGCTATAA
- a CDS encoding energy-coupling factor ABC transporter ATP-binding protein has protein sequence MSTIKLSHLTFTYPERSFSLDVEDKHFADPMVAIVGQNGAGKSTLFKLLTGLLTPQTGVIKIDGENFNDLKPVEKLLKVGITFQNPDDQLFNPTVQREVEWNVAQVMDDHDTITRRALAALKRVGLDDKTAESPYDLSLSERKLLSVATVLAVDPAIYLFDEPMMSLDWESRRKLTAIFHQLADSGHQVVTITHDMDWVAAEFESVYVMEHGKFGFAGSPRELFSNHELVQRVGLLPPRIMDIAESLGDSQTYLSVNDYCQKNRDV, from the coding sequence ATGTCCACAATTAAACTGAGCCACCTGACTTTCACTTATCCGGAACGGTCCTTTAGCTTGGATGTTGAAGACAAACACTTCGCCGATCCGATGGTGGCGATTGTCGGCCAAAATGGTGCCGGCAAATCAACGCTCTTCAAATTGTTGACGGGCTTGCTGACACCACAAACCGGTGTGATTAAGATCGATGGAGAAAATTTTAATGATCTTAAACCAGTCGAAAAGTTACTGAAGGTTGGGATTACTTTTCAGAATCCTGACGATCAGCTTTTCAACCCGACCGTTCAACGAGAGGTGGAGTGGAATGTCGCGCAGGTCATGGATGACCACGACACGATTACGAGGCGGGCTTTAGCGGCTCTAAAAAGAGTTGGCTTGGATGATAAAACAGCTGAAAGTCCATATGACCTGTCATTGTCGGAACGCAAGCTGTTGAGCGTTGCCACAGTTTTGGCAGTGGATCCGGCGATTTATTTATTTGATGAGCCGATGATGTCGCTTGATTGGGAAAGCCGGCGCAAGTTGACCGCAATTTTCCATCAGTTGGCTGATTCGGGCCACCAAGTTGTGACCATCACCCATGACATGGATTGGGTCGCCGCCGAGTTTGAGTCGGTGTATGTTATGGAACACGGGAAGTTTGGCTTCGCCGGCAGTCCACGGGAATTGTTCAGCAATCACGAACTTGTCCAGCGAGTGGGATTACTACCACCGCGGATTATGGACATAGCGGAGTCGCTGGGTGATTCACAGACATATTTATCGGTTAATGATTATTGCCAGAAAAATCGAGATGTATAG
- the galR gene encoding DNA-binding transcriptional regulator GalR: MATLKDIAQLASVSIATVSRVLNRDQSLSVTEETRHRILTVAEELGYTKHLKTGESHKPKQKIAIIQWVSEQGELDDLYYYQIRLGIEKRAQELDYDILRYFNDHPFTLSEEVIGILCIGKFSRAQISAFEEYQKPLVFIDSDTLSLGHTCIITDFYTAVKQVVDHFLGQGLDRISILTGLEETTDQEEIIQDKRLENFKDYTQAKGIYHEELVFQGSFIAQSGYDLMKEAIHKLGEQLPPAFFAASDSLAIGALRALQEAGISLPDRVSLISFNDTSLTKQVYPPLSSITVYTEEMGRAGMDILNKEVLHGRKIPSLTMLGTRLTLRESTRNE; this comes from the coding sequence ATGGCTACCTTAAAAGACATTGCACAGCTAGCCTCTGTCTCTATCGCGACCGTATCTCGTGTCCTCAATCGCGACCAGAGCCTATCTGTTACAGAAGAAACCAGACACCGTATTTTAACTGTCGCTGAAGAGCTGGGCTATACTAAGCATCTAAAGACAGGCGAATCCCACAAACCCAAGCAAAAGATTGCCATTATCCAATGGGTCAGCGAACAAGGGGAGTTGGACGACCTTTACTACTATCAGATTCGTCTCGGTATTGAAAAAAGAGCCCAAGAGTTGGACTATGACATCTTGCGCTATTTTAATGACCATCCTTTTACCCTGAGCGAGGAAGTGATTGGCATTCTCTGTATCGGAAAGTTCAGCCGAGCTCAGATTTCTGCCTTTGAAGAATACCAAAAACCTTTAGTCTTTATAGACAGCGATACCCTCTCATTAGGTCATACCTGTATTATCACGGATTTTTACACTGCTGTGAAACAAGTTGTAGACCATTTCCTCGGTCAGGGACTGGATCGGATTAGCATTCTAACAGGCCTTGAAGAAACAACCGACCAGGAAGAAATTATTCAGGATAAGCGACTAGAAAATTTCAAAGACTATACCCAAGCAAAAGGTATCTACCATGAAGAACTGGTCTTTCAGGGGAGCTTTATTGCCCAGTCTGGCTATGACTTGATGAAGGAGGCCATTCACAAGCTAGGAGAACAACTCCCACCAGCCTTTTTCGCTGCCAGCGATAGTTTAGCCATCGGTGCCCTCCGTGCCCTTCAAGAAGCTGGAATTAGCCTACCAGACCGCGTCAGCCTCATTTCTTTCAACGACACTAGCCTGACCAAGCAGGTCTATCCTCCTCTTTCAAGCATCACTGTCTATACCGAGGAAATGGGCCGAGCAGGTATGGATATTCTTAATAAAGAAGTCCTTCATGGACGAAAAATTCCTAGCCTGACCATGCTGGGAACCAGACTGACTCTGAGAGAAAGTACGAGAAATGAATAA
- the gtfA gene encoding sucrose phosphorylase, whose protein sequence is MTIQNKTMLITYSDSLGNNLKVLYENLEEYFGDAIGGVHLLPFFPSTGDRGFAPVDYDEVDPAFGDWEDVKRLGEKYYLMFDFMINHISRQSKYYKDYQEKHEASEFKDLFLNWDKFWPENRPTQADVDLIYKRKDRAPKQEILFADGSVEHLWNTFGEEQIDLDVTKEVTMSFIRKTIQHLASNGCDLIRLDAFAYAVKKLDTNDFFVEPDIWDLLDKVRDIAAEYGTELLPEIHEHYSIQFKIADHDYYVYDFALPMVTLYTLYSSRTERLAKWLKMSPMKQFTTLDTHDGIGVVDVKDILTDEEVDYASNELYKVGANVKRKYSSAEYNNLDIYQINSTYYSALGDDDVKYFLARLIQAFAPGIPQVYYVGLLAGKNDLKLLEETKEGRNINRHYYSNEEIAEEVQRPVVKSLLNLFSFRNQSEAFDLEGTIDIETPTAHSIVIKRQNKDKSVTAVAEIDLQSQTYQVVENGRKIQF, encoded by the coding sequence ATGACCATTCAAAATAAAACTATGTTGATTACTTACTCAGATAGTCTTGGAAATAACCTTAAAGTCTTGTATGAGAATTTGGAAGAATATTTTGGCGATGCTATTGGGGGAGTGCACCTTCTACCATTTTTCCCGTCAACAGGTGATCGTGGATTTGCACCAGTTGACTATGATGAAGTGGATCCAGCGTTTGGTGATTGGGAGGATGTTAAGCGTTTAGGTGAGAAATATTATCTTATGTTTGACTTTATGATTAACCATATTTCTCGTCAATCGAAATATTATAAGGACTATCAAGAAAAACATGAAGCTAGTGAATTTAAAGATCTCTTTTTAAACTGGGATAAGTTTTGGCCGGAAAATCGTCCGACACAAGCTGATGTAGATTTAATTTACAAGCGTAAGGACCGTGCACCAAAGCAAGAGATTCTTTTTGCAGATGGTTCAGTAGAACATTTGTGGAATACTTTTGGTGAGGAGCAGATTGATCTTGATGTGACCAAAGAAGTAACGATGTCATTTATCCGTAAGACGATTCAACATCTAGCAAGTAACGGGTGTGATTTGATTCGTCTAGATGCCTTTGCTTATGCAGTGAAGAAATTGGATACCAATGATTTCTTTGTAGAACCAGATATTTGGGATTTATTGGACAAAGTTCGAGATATCGCTGCTGAGTATGGGACAGAGCTCTTACCTGAGATTCATGAACACTATTCGATTCAGTTTAAAATAGCGGACCATGATTACTATGTTTACGATTTTGCCCTTCCAATGGTGACCCTTTATACTCTTTACAGTTCCAGAACAGAGCGCTTGGCAAAGTGGTTAAAGATGAGCCCGATGAAGCAATTTACGACACTAGATACTCATGATGGAATTGGAGTGGTGGATGTCAAAGATATCCTGACTGATGAGGAAGTTGACTATGCTTCAAATGAGCTCTATAAGGTTGGAGCGAATGTCAAACGGAAGTACTCCAGTGCAGAGTATAACAATCTAGATATCTACCAAATCAATTCAACCTACTATTCTGCGCTTGGAGATGATGATGTCAAGTACTTCCTCGCTCGTCTGATTCAAGCTTTTGCTCCAGGCATTCCTCAGGTTTACTATGTGGGTCTATTAGCAGGAAAAAATGACTTGAAATTGTTAGAAGAAACCAAAGAAGGTCGAAATATTAATCGTCATTACTATAGCAATGAAGAAATAGCAGAAGAAGTTCAACGGCCTGTGGTGAAGTCCCTTCTCAATCTATTTTCTTTCCGTAATCAATCAGAGGCCTTTGACCTAGAAGGGACTATTGATATTGAAACACCAACAGCTCACAGCATTGTAATCAAACGTCAAAATAAAGACAAGTCCGTAACAGCAGTAGCAGAAATTGATCTGCAAAGTCAGACCTATCAAGTAGTGGAAAACGGCAGAAAAATTCAGTTCTAG
- a CDS encoding energy-coupling factor transporter transmembrane component T, producing the protein MIDPITKLLFILDMTLLSFASMNLLLQAGLILVATLLLLFSKLSSTTFKALGFSLFLICTMLIIQGLFYSRNQTVLFSVLGVSFYKEGLIYATTLGCRVLVIILTSGFFMVTTSISENAAYLELSGLSYKTVYVLMSVCYILPEMMRNMRKIQQAQKVRGTNPQKTLIQKLKSVLPVLIPLVIKTLDQSMTRSISLQLRGFDNLNRTVRTSQRVYRLSRTLHIGLTGLAILLIGWKIWTKINGL; encoded by the coding sequence GTGATCGATCCGATTACTAAGCTCTTGTTCATCTTGGACATGACGTTGTTGAGCTTTGCCAGTATGAATTTATTGCTTCAGGCCGGATTAATTCTTGTCGCAACTCTGCTATTGTTATTTTCCAAATTGAGTTCTACCACCTTTAAGGCGCTGGGATTCAGCCTGTTTCTGATTTGCACCATGCTGATCATCCAAGGGTTATTTTACAGTCGGAATCAAACTGTGCTGTTTTCTGTGCTTGGGGTGTCGTTCTACAAAGAAGGCCTGATTTACGCCACCACTCTAGGTTGTCGAGTATTGGTGATTATTTTGACCAGTGGCTTTTTTATGGTGACCACGAGTATTTCAGAAAACGCGGCCTATTTGGAACTGTCCGGATTGTCTTATAAAACCGTCTACGTTCTGATGTCGGTGTGTTATATTTTGCCGGAAATGATGCGCAATATGCGGAAAATCCAGCAGGCACAAAAAGTTCGCGGAACCAATCCGCAAAAAACGTTGATTCAGAAATTAAAGTCAGTCCTGCCGGTTCTAATTCCATTGGTGATTAAGACCTTGGATCAATCGATGACGCGGTCGATTTCTCTCCAACTGAGAGGTTTTGATAATCTCAACCGGACTGTCAGAACCTCCCAGCGAGTGTATCGCCTGTCGCGGACGCTGCACATTGGTCTGACTGGATTGGCAATTTTATTGATTGGGTGGAAGATATGGACGAAGATAAACGGATTGTAA
- a CDS encoding TetR/AcrR family transcriptional regulator, producing the protein MPKRDRRVSKTKKAIYQAFLQLLNDKGYDATTVQDIIDLADVGRSTFYCHYESKELLLDELCRYLFHHLFEREEHFTTEDYLAHIFLHFQKNQDHVTSLLFSKNDYFLRQLHKELEHHVYPMVADDLQEAYPNIPASYLQHFVVTNFIETLTWWLKKGKSYTEDQVVRFYLDVIEMTSITPLDN; encoded by the coding sequence ATGCCAAAAAGAGACCGTCGAGTCAGCAAGACGAAAAAAGCCATCTATCAAGCTTTTTTACAACTTTTGAACGATAAAGGCTATGATGCTACTACTGTCCAAGATATCATTGACTTGGCAGATGTTGGGCGTTCAACCTTTTACTGTCACTACGAGAGCAAGGAACTGCTTTTAGATGAACTCTGTCGCTACCTCTTTCATCATCTCTTTGAAAGGGAAGAACACTTTACTACCGAGGACTACCTCGCACATATCTTTTTACATTTTCAGAAAAACCAGGACCATGTCACCAGTCTCCTTTTTTCCAAAAATGACTACTTCCTCCGCCAACTACACAAGGAACTCGAACACCACGTTTATCCCATGGTGGCGGACGACTTACAAGAGGCCTATCCAAACATTCCGGCCTCCTACCTCCAGCATTTTGTTGTGACGAACTTTATCGAGACCCTAACTTGGTGGCTAAAAAAAGGAAAATCCTATACCGAAGACCAAGTGGTGAGATTTTACCTTGATGTAATCGAGATGACCTCTATAACTCCACTTGATAACTAA
- a CDS encoding ATP-binding cassette domain-containing protein: MIEYKNVALRYTEKDVLRDVNLRIENGEFMVLVGPSGSGKTTMIKIINRLLEPTDGNIYMDGKRIKDYDERELRLSTGYVLQAIALFPNLTVAENIALIPEMKGWTKEEIAQKTEELLAKVGLPVAEYGHRLPSELSGGEQQRVGIVRAMIGQPKILLMDEPFSALDAISRKQLQVLTKELHKEFGMTTIFVTHDTDEALKLADRIAVLQDGEIRQVANPETILKAPATEFVADLFGGSVHD; encoded by the coding sequence ATGATTGAATACAAAAATGTAGCGCTACGCTATACAGAAAAAGATGTTTTGAGAGATGTTAATTTACGGATTGAGAATGGGGAATTTATGGTTTTAGTTGGGCCTTCTGGGTCCGGTAAGACGACCATGATTAAGATCATTAACCGTCTTTTGGAACCAACTGATGGAAATATATATATGGATGGCAAGCGCATCAAAGACTATGATGAGCGTGAGCTTCGTCTCTCTACTGGTTATGTTTTACAGGCCATTGCTCTTTTTCCCAATCTAACGGTTGCGGAAAATATTGCTCTCATTCCGGAGATGAAGGGCTGGACTAAGGAAGAAATTGCTCAGAAAACAGAAGAGCTTTTAGCTAAGGTTGGTTTACCGGTAGCTGAGTATGGGCATCGCTTACCTAGTGAATTATCTGGTGGAGAACAGCAACGGGTTGGTATTGTTCGTGCTATGATTGGTCAGCCTAAGATTCTCCTCATGGATGAACCTTTTTCGGCTTTGGATGCTATTTCGAGAAAACAGCTACAGGTTCTGACGAAAGAATTGCATAAAGAGTTTGGAATGACAACGATTTTTGTGACCCATGATACGGATGAAGCTTTGAAATTGGCGGACCGTATTGCTGTTTTGCAGGACGGAGAGATTCGTCAGGTGGCGAATCCCGAGACCATTTTAAAAGCTCCTGCCACAGAGTTTGTAGCAGACTTGTTTGGAGGTAGTGTTCATGACTAA
- a CDS encoding ABC transporter ATP-binding protein, which produces MDEDKRIVIENLTTRYPGTEQPQLRQINAEVHTGQVVGIIGNSHSGKSTLCRVLAGVIPKIVSAEIEGDWHMFGQRVSDNWPVYNAMNGVVLQNPAGQLSGLADTVADEIAFDLINQGMAEGLIQKRVEEVATQMGLIEQLNFRPESLSGGQIQRLAIATAIVANPAVLIMDDPTSEMDPLGRRQFFQWLAQVKETTVFIVTSEIDDLCEVADVVWVLHEGQMVAQGRPGEVFNHLAADWQIPAPTIQQLAQKMDWHLADGRYPVNYADLKEVRYVHN; this is translated from the coding sequence ATGGACGAAGATAAACGGATTGTAATTGAAAATTTGACCACCCGTTATCCGGGTACTGAGCAACCACAACTGCGTCAGATTAACGCGGAGGTTCATACCGGCCAGGTGGTTGGGATTATCGGGAATAGCCACTCCGGCAAATCGACTTTGTGCCGTGTGCTGGCAGGGGTCATTCCCAAAATTGTGTCTGCTGAGATTGAGGGCGATTGGCACATGTTTGGCCAGCGAGTGTCCGACAATTGGCCCGTTTATAATGCCATGAATGGAGTTGTACTGCAAAATCCAGCTGGCCAACTAAGCGGGTTGGCAGACACGGTTGCCGATGAAATCGCCTTTGACTTGATTAATCAGGGAATGGCTGAAGGACTGATTCAAAAACGGGTTGAAGAAGTTGCCACGCAAATGGGGCTGATTGAACAGCTGAATTTTCGTCCCGAGAGCCTTTCCGGTGGTCAGATCCAGCGGTTGGCAATTGCCACGGCGATTGTGGCTAATCCGGCTGTTTTGATTATGGATGATCCGACCAGTGAGATGGATCCCCTTGGCCGCCGGCAATTTTTCCAATGGCTGGCCCAAGTCAAAGAGACGACTGTCTTCATTGTCACCAGTGAAATTGACGATTTGTGCGAAGTCGCCGACGTTGTGTGGGTGCTGCACGAGGGTCAAATGGTGGCCCAGGGCAGGCCGGGTGAGGTGTTTAATCATTTGGCAGCTGACTGGCAGATTCCAGCCCCGACAATCCAGCAACTTGCTCAAAAAATGGATTGGCACTTGGCTGATGGCCGGTATCCGGTGAATTACGCTGATCTGAAGGAGGTTCGTTATGTCCACAATTAA
- a CDS encoding cation diffusion facilitator family transporter, with the protein MSSKTSIWLAFFLNLSYAIVEFIAGGIFGSSAVLADSVHDLGDAIAIGLSALLETISNREEDRQYTLGYKRFSLLGAMLTAVILMIGSVLVILENVTKIAHPQPVNQEGILWLGIIAVSINVLASLVVRKGKTKNESILSLHFLEDTLGWLAVILMAIILKFTDWYILDPLLSLVISIFILTKAIPRFWSALKIFLDAVPEGVETGDLEKDLEALINVKSVNQLSIWSMDGLENNAIVHICIKDWEQMMETKEVVRQFLEERGVQNITIEVDSSQSNHAQHKRRITALEQNHPHHH; encoded by the coding sequence ATGAGTTCTAAAACATCTATCTGGTTAGCTTTTTTCTTAAATTTAAGCTATGCGATTGTTGAGTTTATCGCAGGAGGAATCTTTGGTTCGAGTGCAGTTCTTGCTGATTCTGTTCATGACCTGGGGGATGCTATAGCCATTGGCCTATCTGCCCTCCTAGAAACAATCTCCAATCGTGAAGAAGATAGGCAGTACACCTTGGGTTACAAACGTTTTAGTCTTTTAGGAGCCATGCTAACGGCTGTGATTCTTATGATAGGGTCTGTCCTAGTGATTTTGGAAAATGTCACAAAGATCGCTCACCCGCAACCCGTTAATCAGGAAGGGATTCTCTGGCTGGGAATCATTGCAGTAAGTATCAATGTGCTAGCTAGTCTGGTAGTTCGTAAAGGAAAGACAAAGAACGAGTCAATTTTGAGCTTGCATTTTTTGGAAGACACTCTTGGTTGGTTGGCTGTCATTCTAATGGCGATCATCCTCAAATTTACAGATTGGTATATCCTTGATCCACTCTTATCTCTTGTCATTTCTATCTTCATTCTAACAAAAGCCATTCCTCGCTTTTGGAGTGCACTCAAGATTTTCTTGGATGCTGTGCCAGAAGGAGTAGAGACAGGGGATTTGGAGAAGGATTTGGAGGCTCTGATCAATGTCAAAAGTGTCAATCAACTTAGCATTTGGTCCATGGACGGTCTAGAGAATAATGCTATTGTCCACATTTGTATTAAGGACTGGGAACAGATGATGGAAACCAAAGAAGTGGTGCGTCAATTTTTAGAAGAAAGAGGCGTGCAGAATATCACTATTGAAGTGGATAGCAGTCAAAGCAATCATGCGCAACATAAACGGAGGATAACAGCCTTAGAGCAGAACCATCCTCATCATCACTAG
- a CDS encoding O-antigen ligase family protein: MKSIGLLDKIRGLSKKDFFLYLMIISIFLPFYLFLALFALYLIGLLVTGEMKGIIKGLAKHPVLLFFIAYSSIISIVAKNWLGLVASLLMFLFLIFFSFYQKRLTHAFFRLILQTILFGSVLSAVFATLEHFQIVKKFNYAFLSPNMQVWHQNRAEVTFFNPNYYGIICCFCIMIAFYLFTTTKLRWLKVFCVLAGFVNLFGLNFTQNRTAFPAIIAGAIIYLFTTIKNWRAFWLSIGVFGIGLCFLFSSDLGVRMGTLDSSMEERVSIWNAGMTLFKQNPIWGEGPLTYMNSFPRIHAPYHEHAHSLYIDTILSYGLIGTILLSISSVIPVHMMMDMSQESGKRPIIGLYLSFLTVVAVHGIFDLALFWIQSGFIFLLVMCSLPLEHRTLVADMTD, encoded by the coding sequence TTGAAATCAATTGGATTACTGGATAAGATAAGAGGGCTTTCGAAAAAAGATTTCTTTTTATATTTGATGATCATAAGTATCTTTTTACCTTTTTATTTGTTCTTAGCCCTCTTTGCTTTATATTTGATAGGTTTACTTGTTACTGGGGAGATGAAGGGAATTATCAAAGGATTGGCCAAACATCCTGTACTTCTCTTTTTTATTGCCTACAGTAGTATCATCTCTATCGTCGCCAAGAACTGGCTTGGATTGGTTGCATCTTTACTGATGTTTCTCTTCCTCATTTTCTTTAGTTTTTACCAGAAACGTCTGACACATGCTTTCTTTCGACTGATACTGCAGACAATCTTGTTTGGTAGTGTGCTCTCTGCTGTTTTTGCTACTTTGGAGCATTTCCAAATTGTAAAGAAATTTAACTACGCCTTTCTTTCGCCTAATATGCAAGTATGGCACCAAAACCGTGCGGAGGTCACATTCTTTAATCCTAACTACTATGGGATTATCTGTTGCTTCTGTATCATGATTGCCTTTTATCTCTTTACAACGACGAAGTTAAGATGGTTGAAAGTCTTTTGTGTGCTAGCAGGTTTTGTGAATCTATTTGGTTTGAATTTTACGCAAAATAGAACAGCCTTTCCTGCCATCATCGCTGGTGCCATCATTTATCTCTTTACAACCATTAAAAACTGGCGCGCCTTCTGGCTCAGTATTGGAGTTTTCGGGATTGGCCTTTGTTTCCTCTTCTCAAGCGATTTGGGTGTCCGTATGGGAACGCTAGATTCTTCAATGGAGGAGCGTGTTTCAATCTGGAATGCGGGTATGACTTTGTTTAAACAAAATCCGATCTGGGGAGAAGGTCCGCTGACCTATATGAATTCTTTTCCGAGAATTCATGCACCTTACCACGAGCACGCGCATAGTCTTTACATCGATACTATTTTGAGTTATGGTTTGATTGGAACCATTCTCCTATCCATTTCTTCGGTTATCCCGGTTCACATGATGATGGATATGAGTCAGGAGTCGGGCAAACGACCAATTATCGGTCTTTATCTCTCCTTCCTTACAGTAGTCGCTGTACATGGAATTTTTGATTTGGCTCTCTTCTGGATTCAGTCAGGCTTCATCTTCTTGCTGGTTATGTGTAGCCTACCGTTGGAACATCGTACCTTAGTAGCGGACATGACCGACTAA
- a CDS encoding MarR family winged helix-turn-helix transcriptional regulator, translating to MKDSHLVAHHIRLLNGRIFQKLLSQDPEALYRSEQGKILTVLWKSETGCATATDIALATGLTNNTLTTMIKKLEEQNLVIISPCGIDKRKKYVKLTEQGWSQKEVGHRVSQRLDAIFYKGFSEEEIRQFESYQERILNNLKEKEN from the coding sequence ATGAAAGATAGTCATTTGGTAGCCCATCATATTCGTTTGTTGAATGGGCGGATTTTTCAAAAGTTACTGAGTCAGGATCCTGAGGCTCTTTATCGGAGTGAACAGGGAAAGATTCTCACGGTGTTATGGAAGAGTGAAACGGGTTGCGCTACGGCGACAGATATTGCACTTGCGACTGGTCTCACCAACAATACGCTCACAACCATGATTAAGAAACTTGAGGAGCAAAACCTGGTCATCATTAGCCCATGTGGAATAGATAAGAGAAAGAAATATGTCAAGTTGACAGAGCAAGGTTGGTCCCAGAAAGAAGTTGGCCATCGTGTTAGTCAAAGACTGGATGCTATTTTTTATAAAGGTTTCTCAGAGGAAGAAATTCGCCAGTTTGAAAGTTATCAGGAACGCATTTTGAACAATCTGAAAGAGAAGGAAAATTAG